Proteins co-encoded in one Strix uralensis isolate ZFMK-TIS-50842 chromosome 2, bStrUra1, whole genome shotgun sequence genomic window:
- the ICOSLG gene encoding ICOS ligand, with amino-acid sequence MEPRGYGFLLLLLHSLRAVIALEEKVIVSKLGDNATLSCIYRARELYLKDLRVYWQIADDQEECSVVHALISGQDNESEQCIHFKNRTQLFWDRLENGDFSLLLLNVSQSDKHTYKCVVMQKTEYTKMVHQAEVVLSLAASYSKPILSGPIRNSDSTGEEVTFSCRSGNGYPEPNVYWINKTDNSHLRPSELKITPHDDGTYSVFSTLKVKATSNMQIECSVENKILQENLSANYTQQKQNNGSSIESHKNLEKNGRGAQAAGIISVVILIGLLAVLTCWLRRRRSSKLVSYTDVQPNEDKGELNSPV; translated from the exons AGCCCCGAGG ctaCGGATTTCTGTTACTGCTCCTTCATAGCCTGAGAGCTG TTATCGCACTGGAGGAGAAGGTCATTGTCAGTAAGCTTGGAGACAACGCTACACTGAGTTGTATTTATCGAGCAAGAGAATTGTACTTAAAAGATCTACGGGTATATTGGCAAATAGCTGATGATCAAGAAGAGTGTTCAGTGGTACATGCACTGATCTCCGGTCAAGACAATGAAAGTGAACAATGTATTCACTTTAAAAACAGAACTCAATTATTCTGGGATAGATTGGAAAATGGTGATTTTTCACTGCTACTGCTAAACGTCAGCCAGAGTGataaacatacatacaaatgTGTAGTAATGCAGAAAACTGAATATACCAAAATGGTTCACCAGGCAGAAGTGGTTCTCAGTTTAGCAG CTAGTTATAGCAAACCAATACTCAGCGGACCAATAAGAAACAGTGACAGCACTGGTGAGGAGGTGACTTTCAGCTGCAGGTCCGGCAATGGATACCCAGAGCCCAATGTTTATTGGATAAATAAAACGGACAACAGCCACCTGCGTCCATCAGAACTAAAGATCACTCCCCACGATGATGGCACTTACAGTGTTTTTAGCACGCTGAAGGTTAAAGCCACTTCTAACATGCAAATAGAGTGCTCcgtagaaaataaaatactgcaggaAAATCTATCAGCCAACT acacacagcagaagcaaaacaatGGTTCTAGCATTGAAAGTCacaaaaacctggaaaaaaatggACGAGGTGCTCAAGCAGCTGGCATCATTTCTGTTGTCATTCTGATAGGTCTTCTAGCTGTTTTAACCTGTTGGCTGCGGAGGAGGAGATCCTCTAAACTAGTGTCCTACACAG ATGTCCAACCAAATGAAGACAAGGGAGAACTCAACT caccTGTCTAA